From Hemibagrus wyckioides isolate EC202008001 linkage group LG11, SWU_Hwy_1.0, whole genome shotgun sequence:
tcagcacagctataaacaaatccttgctgaacagaagtgaaacagacagcttgatatttttgcctaagctgcccTCTGCattagctccatttatttctagcgattggttttgttcagctagctgcctttcctcacagccccttcctctctccgctttaacaactcgacaaacacggacaatgaaaaatcgttcaaataataaaatagatcatgttattgtaaacattttaacttgTGTTATTCACtcttaaaaaaaactatgaacactgaaaaacaattacttagctacatgctaactagccgtctagctaatctttgctaatactcttCGGCTtgtcttagtaaactttaataaGCGTTAAATAAACATCCCGACTTTTATCAAAAGCTGattttaacatatctgaaaacattaacactgtttatttcctccctgctcgtttcaccggagtctgccgctttgtccgctagctttagcataccgTAATGATCGTGTCCGTAAAGAGATTAGCCAAATatcgattagccgaacagatttTTTCCAAATCATCTAACcaaataaaacgatattcccgattgcggtttttttgtaataccgcggtgtttaaaagactttatacttaagagaaaaagagaaaagtcagTAACTGACCGGTCCAGGGGTTgtccagtccgctccatccgggctcgggctccacatcctggtgctgctGAAGCGCGGTTCCTCCTCTGAAGTTCATCATCACTgttgtagagtcggtgtaggagtcaggTCCAGTAACGGAGTTAGAAGAAATCCCAAACAGGCGTGTAGAAAAATCACAAAGCAAAGGATAAGCCAAGTCTTGCGATCTTCTCAACCTCAACACCTTACTGTTTAAAAGGAaacacagtttaaacacaaacattacgtCAAGTGTTCTGCGTCACTGCgcagtgcgcatgcgcagtgatccccccccccaaaaaaaacatggcCGTCTATCTCTGAATATCTGAGCTTTATTTCTCATTCaatattattctatataaaatcagcaaatactttttcacagcactgtgtatatatatatatatatatatatatatatatatatatatatatatatatatttacagtgtaaaaagaaaaggttttttttcacttaaatgGTTCAGATCATCAGTTTTATTATACAAAGATAATTATgcgagtaaatacaaaatgcagtttttaattatgatatcatttattaagggtaaaaaactgtccaaacctgcctggccctatgtgaaaaagtaattgcccccaaAACCTAATAACCTGTTTGTGGCCCCTTTGGCAGGaacaactgcaatcaagcataagcaataactggcaatgagtctttcacatcactcTGGAGGAAATTTGCTtcactcttctttgcagaattgttttaaattgttttaattcagccacattggaGGGTTTCTAGCATGAACGGCCTGTTTAAAGTGATGCCACAGTATCTCAATAGGATTTAAGTCTGgacttgaacttttttttttttttttatccattcagaggtggacttgctggtgtgtttcagatcactgtcatttttctagcagcattcactagtggatttgctggttgcTTTTATGCAAAATGACTCACTACGAATGAAGAGAATGAAGCAACTTAAAGCTATGCTGAACTCAGACCCAGCTGTCAGAggggagggaaggaaaggaccaatcagaccctactgtatgtctacatgcTAGGAAATCTTTTAATGCAGGATTAATTAGGCTTAATCTGGATCCAGAACAATGGCCCAAGCATTCTGGTGCAAAGTGGAAATGATGGCAAAACACTAGTTTTGTACAAAATTTAAGTTTGCTGCATAATGCAATAATTGgtccttttgttttgtttttgtatttttttcccctttttgtcAAAATGGAGTTAATTGTGGgacttttgtttaaaaaaaaaaacccaaaacaaaattCTTTATTCCAGATATATTTACTAAATGTCTCGCCCTCTGAATCCAACACTGTTTATACAGTCACAATTTCCTACATTCACAGGCAGCGAAAATGTTTTGCATCTTCtatattacaataaaatacacattcTTGATGCATGgctttgtgtatttaattgatACACTTATAAAGATTCAGAGTACATTTGTCTTTGTGGGGTTTCCCCCCTTAATAATGTTGATGCACTTATCCACAGTGACGGTTAATGAGGTTGTGCTTACTTAAATCAGCTCTCGGTTTCTTCTGCCTCATTTCCCTCCATCTCTTTACTCTTTCTCTTGGCAgcattcttctttctcttctccttcagctCCTGGTTGTTCATTGCTAGTTCTTCACTCTTTTGCTGCATGTGGCTGGACTATAGGAGTAAAGTTGTTCAATACATACAGTTTTGACTTTTCCATTAACTATATGAAAATGTGGCATTCTTCTAGAAGAAATACTTCATGTCCAGAGAGATACAAACACCACAGTTGGGTTTGATCAGTCTCTTCAGGTCTTTATGATGGCAAAAATTAACACAAAATTAAGCAAAATCCACAATATTCAATGGAGCTTGAAATTGTTCTGAATAAGAACCTCAATACACATTCAGCAAAAGCCCTGTTATATTCATTTAATGATGAGTAGAGCCATCATAAAaaaatgtgtactgtatgtctacattGGTAGTAGTCTAAAAGAAGCATCACATCATGAATGAATACTAAACACAGTCCTGTAAAAAGAGTAATATTTTCTCTCATGTTTGCCTAAttcaaaaatgaatataaagttTTAGGTTCTAAAtatgcatttatatttttaatcatttcttaTCAAAGTCATCTTTAGACTTTCATTATAAGTGAAAAACAggcttttttgttcttttcttaatgaagaaaaaaaaagtcagtttgTACTGATATTTCTAGATTTAGTAATTAGATATTAGGTGATTACTGAGGCCAATTAAATTCTAATTCAAATTATAACTGATTATTTGTTGTGTGCCTCAGAGACTCGTACCAGTGCTGTGCTCCTCCTTGCTAGAAGTTTCACATCATCCACAGTGATTGTTTGTCTTTTGG
This genomic window contains:
- the LOC131361093 gene encoding centromere protein S-like; this translates as MDEKEAHTQRLKAAVHYTVSKICQSTVAECEKQISKQAVAAIAETTFRQCEIFAKDLEAFARHAKRQTITVDDVKLLARRSTALSSHMQQKSEELAMNNQELKEKRKKNAAKRKSKEMEGNEAEETES